One window of the Triticum aestivum cultivar Chinese Spring unplaced genomic scaffold, IWGSC CS RefSeq v2.1 scaffold125285, whole genome shotgun sequence genome contains the following:
- the LOC123174950 gene encoding uncharacterized protein, which translates to MVNHGKEKARFLFSICSLTAAAFPELGELEPSLPVVDLLSATPPASPDHPLSLSRDSLPGAAAPSQPKAAGRSYTAAHSLPPLLRDRIVVEEELSLVAQQLLLQRARPQVRQHQPLFPLPV; encoded by the exons ATGGTGAACCATGGGAAGGAGAAGGCTCGATTTTTGTTCTCGATCTGCTCTCTGACGGCGGCAGCCTTCCCCGAGCTTGGCGAGCTGGAGCCGTCCCTTCCCGTCGTGGATCTGCTCTCCGCGACGCCGCCTGCCTCCCCGGACCATCCCCTCTCGCTCAGCCGCGACTCCCTCCCTGGAGCAGCCGCTCCCTCCCAACCCAAAGCCGCCGGCCGGAGCTACACCGCAGCACactccctccctcctcttcttaGGGACCGAATTGTGGTCGAGGAGGAGCTTTCCCTTGTCGCCCAGCAGCTCCTGCTCCAACGGGCTCGTCCACAAGTCCGGCAGCACCAGCCGCTCTTCCCTCTTCCG GTCTAG